Within the Eucalyptus grandis isolate ANBG69807.140 chromosome 1, ASM1654582v1, whole genome shotgun sequence genome, the region GGCTAAAAAGGTCATCTCTTGTCTCCAAGAAGCTGGTGAGAAAATTATAAGAGGCCGTGGTCCAGGGGAAAGACTAATGATTGCGAATATGAAGCACGTGTCAAGGAATCCCTTTATTAAGAAACTATGGATTTATATCTTTAAGGAGGTCAAACGCAAATctgagaatgcaaatgatctGGCAGAGGTGAGGGAAATATTTGAGGCTCGAGGTAACCTATTTCTCGAAAGTACGCCAGTGGGAATCGAATGCGGCCATCTTTTAATGTATGTCACTGAGGTTAATTACATCGATAGTATAATGATGTGGCATCTTGCTACCGAAATGTGGTACGAGAACGAAAAATCTACTGGCAAAAACGATGAAAGGGAATTCAGTAAGATCCTCTCCGACTACATGCTATATCTTTGCCTTAATCAGCCCAACTTGGCATTTTCTGTGGAGGGGGTTGCCCAAATGGAATCAGTGGCGAGGGTGCGCAAGCTATGGGGCCATGTTGATGGTGCGACCAAGGATGTGAAGGGGCTGTGGGAGATATTGTCAGGTATTTGCGAACCGACATCCCTGCTCCGTGGACCGGGGATTTTGGCTCTAAAGTTGGGTAGCCTTGAGGATTTGAAGGGGAGGGTGATGAGCGGAGTATGGGTTGAGATGCTGTCATATGCAGCAAGTCATATAAGGGGAGAGGCACATGGGAAGG harbors:
- the LOC104428901 gene encoding uncharacterized protein LOC104428901, yielding MYKRDRPWGITTFSNSCNFPFSVAKKVISCLQEAGEKIIRGRGPGERLMIANMKHVSRNPFIKKLWIYIFKEVKRKSENANDLAEVREIFEARGNLFLESTPVGIECGHLLMYVTEVNYIDSIMMWHLATEMWYENEKSTGKNDEREFSKILSDYMLYLCLNQPNLAFSVEGVAQMESVARVRKLWGHVDGATKDVKGLWEILSGICEPTSLLRGPGILALKLGSLEDLKGRVMSGVWVEMLSYAASHIRGEAHGKVLSKGGELLTFVWLLMAHFGCLYIPEWGMHYEPLGEWTNFSNF